From Chloroflexia bacterium SDU3-3, the proteins below share one genomic window:
- a CDS encoding arginine decarboxylase has translation MPARATSAGTAAHAAPSALGHASAQGCSLSVYSSSPQGGPQELSKQTYLDYLQNRYGITADGALTDFLSRRDGRLLLADEVDLSALAERYGAPLEIAYCPLITAQVERMHGYADAARAQTGYRGAFLYAYATKANFAEEVVRTAMNAGAQYETSSAADVVIAHHLWRQGILPESRYIFCNGSKERNYIDAIVTLREAGFANIVPILDDLEELDAYLAHCSKPLLLGVRERHAAETVNPAHPGGERFGLTQEEIALAARRVAGTPHQIVVYHAMVGSQIEDMDGWMARLARSAINYSRVRQQVPSLHMFNFGGGMPTSAYELGFQFDYTQFLARLMRTLAAITAEHGVPQPDVMGEFGRYTVASHSVYLMQVGAVKEAQADMEPWYLVNGSMMVSLPDMLIVEDQKFMVLPLDGWETESQSVRLGGRRTCDSDDLFPRPGHEPLVMPAEGEGLIFAVFGVGAYQQMISGKGAAHHCLSPEMRRIIIEQDGDQLVMREILPQSVAQIMSLLGYNREALEPTPVATPARVREAAQVVAPRRRAGSALRRQVPPVVRRTSLARSRA, from the coding sequence ATGCCCGCCCGCGCCACCAGCGCAGGCACCGCCGCGCATGCCGCACCTTCCGCCCTGGGCCACGCATCCGCCCAGGGCTGCTCGCTGTCGGTGTATTCATCATCACCCCAAGGAGGGCCGCAAGAGTTGAGCAAGCAGACCTATCTCGATTACCTTCAGAATCGCTATGGCATCACAGCCGATGGTGCCCTGACTGATTTTCTCAGTCGCCGGGATGGACGTTTGCTACTCGCGGATGAGGTCGATCTGAGCGCGCTGGCCGAGCGCTATGGCGCGCCGCTGGAGATCGCCTACTGCCCGCTGATCACCGCCCAGGTCGAGCGCATGCACGGCTACGCCGATGCTGCCCGCGCCCAGACTGGCTATCGCGGTGCGTTCTTGTACGCCTATGCCACCAAGGCCAACTTTGCCGAGGAGGTCGTGCGCACGGCCATGAATGCCGGTGCCCAGTACGAGACCTCGTCGGCTGCCGATGTGGTGATCGCCCACCACCTGTGGCGGCAGGGCATCCTGCCCGAGAGCCGCTATATCTTCTGCAATGGTTCGAAGGAGCGCAACTACATCGACGCGATCGTGACGCTGCGCGAGGCCGGGTTCGCTAACATCGTCCCGATCCTCGACGACCTTGAGGAGCTGGATGCCTACCTCGCCCACTGCTCGAAGCCGCTGCTGCTGGGCGTGCGCGAGCGCCACGCCGCCGAGACGGTGAACCCCGCCCACCCCGGCGGCGAGCGCTTCGGCCTGACCCAGGAGGAGATCGCCCTGGCCGCGCGGCGCGTGGCGGGTACCCCCCACCAGATCGTGGTCTACCACGCCATGGTCGGCAGCCAGATCGAGGATATGGACGGCTGGATGGCGCGGCTGGCCCGCTCGGCCATCAACTACAGCCGCGTGCGCCAGCAGGTGCCCTCGCTGCACATGTTCAACTTCGGCGGCGGCATGCCCACATCCGCCTACGAGCTGGGTTTCCAGTTCGACTACACGCAGTTCCTAGCCCGCCTGATGCGCACGCTGGCCGCTATCACCGCCGAGCACGGCGTGCCCCAGCCCGATGTGATGGGCGAGTTTGGCCGCTACACCGTGGCCTCGCACAGCGTCTACCTGATGCAGGTGGGCGCGGTGAAGGAGGCCCAGGCCGACATGGAGCCGTGGTATCTGGTTAACGGTTCGATGATGGTCTCGCTGCCCGACATGCTGATCGTGGAAGATCAGAAGTTCATGGTGCTGCCGCTCGATGGCTGGGAGACGGAGTCGCAGTCGGTGCGCCTGGGCGGACGCCGCACCTGCGACTCCGACGACCTCTTCCCTCGCCCCGGCCACGAGCCGCTGGTGATGCCCGCCGAGGGCGAGGGCCTGATCTTCGCGGTGTTCGGCGTGGGCGCATACCAGCAGATGATCTCGGGCAAGGGCGCGGCCCACCACTGCCTCAGCCCCGAGATGCGCCGGATCATCATCGAGCAGGATGGCGACCAGCTGGTGATGCGCGAGATCTTGCCGCAGAGCGTGGCCCAGATCATGAGCCTGCTGGGCTACAACCGCGAGGCCCTGGAGCCAACCCCGGTGGCCACGCCCGCCCGCGTGCGCGAGGCCGCCCAGGTGGTGGCCCCCCGCCGCCGCGCTGGCTCTGCGCTTCGTCGTCAGGTGCCGCCGGTGGTCCGTCGCACCAGCCTGGCCCGCTCGCGCGCCTAG
- a CDS encoding zinc ribbon domain-containing protein: MVERICPSCQQGNPAEDRFCGKCGAALERLELAPRQQHAITIAGRSLPVTWQQVGKTAALGAATVLAEVGMAWLRRRMAQGAADRVAIERPQRSAAPSQQRNTPRNAVTIISKSVTQIFYPDDEKMAR; the protein is encoded by the coding sequence ATGGTCGAGCGTATCTGCCCGTCCTGCCAGCAGGGCAACCCTGCGGAAGATCGCTTCTGTGGAAAGTGCGGCGCGGCGCTGGAGCGGCTGGAGCTGGCGCCTCGGCAGCAGCACGCGATCACGATCGCCGGGCGGAGCCTGCCGGTGACATGGCAGCAGGTGGGCAAGACAGCGGCGCTGGGCGCGGCCACCGTACTGGCCGAGGTGGGCATGGCCTGGCTGCGGCGGCGGATGGCCCAGGGCGCAGCCGACCGCGTGGCGATTGAGCGACCGCAGCGCAGCGCAGCGCCAAGCCAGCAGCGCAACACGCCACGCAACGCGGTGACGATCATCAGCAAGAGCGTGACCCAGATCTTCTACCCCGATGATGAGAAGATGGCTCGCTGA
- a CDS encoding MoxR family ATPase → MTAPQPAPRISPEEFRQRAAAIEAEVGQVIVGQRELIRQTLITMIAGGNALLEGVPGLAKTTLVRTIADVIDCNFSRIQFTPDLMPADIIGTTLISEDEAGHKSFRFEPGPIFANLVLADEINRATPKTQSALLEAMQEHTVTVAKTIHKLTSPFFVLATQNPLEMEGTYPLPEAQLDRFFFKILVPFPSASELVEIANRTTGARAAAPRKVANGALISEMQALARSVPIASHVVSYAARLITATHPGDRDTPAITRQYVRYGASPRGMQALILAGKILALLDGRLNVAFADLKLAALPALRHRVVLNFEAQAEGVAPDDVVRQIVESVKTE, encoded by the coding sequence ATGACCGCACCTCAACCAGCACCACGCATCAGCCCCGAGGAATTTCGCCAGCGCGCCGCCGCCATCGAGGCCGAGGTCGGGCAGGTGATCGTCGGGCAGCGCGAGCTGATACGCCAGACGCTGATCACCATGATCGCTGGCGGCAATGCGCTGCTGGAGGGCGTGCCGGGCCTGGCCAAGACCACCCTGGTGCGCACGATCGCCGACGTGATCGACTGCAACTTCAGCCGCATCCAGTTCACCCCCGATCTCATGCCAGCGGACATCATCGGCACCACGCTGATCAGCGAGGATGAGGCCGGGCACAAGAGCTTTCGCTTCGAGCCGGGGCCGATCTTCGCCAACCTGGTGCTGGCCGACGAGATCAACCGCGCCACGCCCAAGACGCAGAGCGCGCTGCTAGAGGCCATGCAGGAGCACACGGTCACGGTCGCCAAGACCATCCACAAGCTCACCAGCCCGTTCTTCGTGCTGGCCACGCAGAACCCGCTGGAGATGGAGGGCACCTACCCGCTGCCCGAGGCCCAGCTCGACCGCTTCTTCTTCAAGATTCTGGTGCCGTTCCCCTCCGCCAGCGAGCTGGTGGAGATCGCCAACCGCACCACCGGCGCGCGCGCAGCGGCCCCGCGCAAGGTGGCCAATGGCGCGCTGATCAGCGAGATGCAGGCCCTGGCCCGCAGCGTGCCGATCGCCAGCCATGTGGTGAGCTACGCGGCCCGCCTGATCACGGCCACCCACCCAGGCGACCGCGACACGCCCGCGATCACGCGGCAGTATGTGCGCTACGGCGCTAGCCCGCGCGGCATGCAGGCGCTCATCCTGGCGGGCAAGATCCTGGCGCTGCTGGATGGGCGGCTGAATGTGGCCTTCGCCGACCTAAAGCTGGCCGCGCTGCCCGCGCTGCGCCACCGCGTGGTGCTCAACTTCGAGGCCCAGGCCGAGGGCGTCGCCCCAGATGATGTGGTGCGACAGATCGTCGAGTCGGTGAAAACTGAATAG
- a CDS encoding DUF58 domain-containing protein: MTTTTAPPLFDAAFVRKLDRLALLTRHAMLGETQGERRSPRRGSSVEFADFRPYTVGDDIRQIDWNLYARMERFFLKLFVAEEELSIHLLVDNSASMAWGDPDKLHFARQAAGAFGYIALSSLDRVTVTAFANEGGRVLPSVRGKRGAFPLFDFLQKLPVGRGGSFAEACRRYARTARNPGPLLLCSDLMDPQWEEGLRALTTRPFEITVIHTLAPQEIEPTLEGDFRLLDAEGGEPIEITADLETLRRYQEGLRQWRGEIESFCSGRGIAYIFADTAIPIEEFVLTHMRRRGAIR, from the coding sequence ATGACCACAACCACCGCACCGCCGCTCTTCGACGCCGCCTTCGTGCGCAAGCTCGACCGCTTGGCGCTGCTGACCCGTCACGCCATGCTGGGCGAGACCCAGGGCGAGCGGCGAAGCCCGCGCCGGGGCAGCTCGGTTGAGTTCGCGGACTTCCGCCCCTACACGGTGGGCGACGACATCCGCCAGATCGACTGGAACCTCTACGCCCGCATGGAGCGCTTTTTCCTCAAGCTGTTCGTGGCCGAGGAGGAGCTGAGCATCCACCTGCTGGTAGATAACAGCGCATCCATGGCCTGGGGCGACCCCGACAAGCTGCACTTCGCACGGCAGGCGGCTGGTGCGTTTGGCTACATCGCGCTCTCCAGCCTGGACCGGGTGACGGTGACGGCCTTCGCAAACGAGGGCGGGCGCGTGCTGCCGAGCGTGCGCGGCAAGCGCGGGGCCTTCCCGCTATTCGACTTTTTGCAGAAGCTGCCTGTGGGTCGCGGCGGCAGCTTCGCCGAGGCCTGCAGGCGCTACGCGCGCACCGCACGTAACCCCGGCCCGCTGCTGCTCTGCTCCGACCTGATGGACCCGCAGTGGGAGGAGGGCCTGCGCGCGCTCACCACCCGGCCCTTCGAGATCACGGTCATCCACACGCTCGCGCCGCAGGAGATCGAGCCGACGCTGGAGGGCGACTTCCGGCTGCTGGATGCCGAGGGCGGCGAGCCGATCGAGATCACCGCCGACCTTGAGACCCTGCGGCGCTACCAGGAGGGCCTGCGCCAGTGGCGCGGCGAGATCGAGTCATTCTGCAGCGGTCGCGGCATCGCCTACATCTTCGCCGACACCGCAATCCCGATCGAAGAGTTCGTGCTGACCCACATGCGACGTCGCGGCGCGATCCGCTAA